The Staphylothermus marinus F1 genome has a segment encoding these proteins:
- a CDS encoding glycosyltransferase — MRIAIVHHDLNFLGGGERLCLTTIEAFKECGWSVVLATLKQTDWSRISHIWGRVIKPDEEIIFSIPIKGFTIYKRLLSSFMFSMLRKDVDLIINTYGNPILTNADITYMHFPTFALWDESHRKYEEGFWKLYFTPYYLVSRKLVERRLNTLILTNSKFTAAVINKLFNRRSFVVYPPVNVNKYIQLEGRRENNIVSIGRFSPEKRYELVVEIAEKLKDFQFYIIGSIANTEEKMYYEKIKNMIEERDLKNIELIPNAPDENVRKILSTSKVYLHCMVNEHFGIAVVEGMASGLVPVVHRSGGTWHDIVEHGKYGYGYTSSNEAIKMIRHAIYNYEKMKPLARKRSLVFSRDRFKKKIIYIVREYVRLANLSPKR; from the coding sequence GTGAGAATAGCTATAGTTCATCATGATCTAAATTTTTTGGGTGGTGGGGAGAGATTATGTCTTACAACTATTGAAGCTTTCAAAGAGTGTGGTTGGAGCGTTGTATTAGCTACCCTCAAACAAACTGATTGGTCAAGAATATCACATATATGGGGCCGTGTTATTAAACCAGATGAAGAGATTATTTTTTCAATTCCTATAAAAGGTTTTACTATTTATAAACGTTTATTAAGCTCTTTTATGTTTTCAATGCTTAGAAAGGATGTAGATTTGATAATTAATACTTATGGAAATCCTATACTAACCAATGCTGATATAACATATATGCATTTTCCAACTTTTGCATTATGGGATGAAAGTCATCGTAAATATGAAGAAGGCTTCTGGAAATTGTATTTTACTCCATATTATTTAGTGTCAAGAAAATTGGTTGAGAGGAGACTGAATACATTGATACTGACAAATTCTAAGTTCACTGCCGCAGTAATAAATAAGTTATTCAATCGTAGATCCTTCGTGGTATATCCGCCTGTAAATGTTAATAAATATATTCAGCTAGAAGGAAGAAGAGAAAATAACATTGTATCCATTGGTAGATTTTCACCTGAGAAACGTTATGAACTAGTTGTTGAGATCGCTGAAAAGCTAAAAGACTTTCAATTCTATATAATTGGTTCAATAGCTAATACAGAGGAGAAAATGTATTATGAAAAAATTAAAAATATGATAGAGGAACGGGACTTAAAAAACATAGAGCTCATACCAAATGCTCCTGATGAAAATGTAAGGAAGATATTATCCACCAGCAAAGTCTACCTACATTGTATGGTTAACGAACACTTTGGAATAGCTGTGGTTGAAGGTATGGCATCAGGACTAGTACCTGTAGTTCATAGAAGTGGTGGTACATGGCACGACATCGTTGAACATGGAAAATATGGTTATGGATATACAAGTTCGAATGAAGCAATTAAAATGATCAGGCATGCAATATATAATTATGAAAAAATGAAGCCTCTAGCTAGGAAGCGATCACTTGTCTTCAGCAGAGATCGTTTTAAGAAGAAAATAATATATATAGTAAGAGAATATGTTCGACTCGCTAATCTTTCACCGAAGAGATAA